The DNA region GTACCTTAAGATGGGATCCATGAAGAAGTTGGGTATTGTACTTACGGGTTTGGTTTTAGCAGCGCTTTTTATCGGGGCTTGTGCCCACGATGACAATGACAAACCTAAGGATCTTGCTTCGGATCAATTTGAAGTTTCCGCGCAAGGCGGGGATGATCGCATGATCCGCAACGGTGGGCCGGTCGTTGAAGTCATCAATATCTCGGGCACGTTGAAAGTAAAAGGCGTGCATCAAAAATATATGAGTGGTTTGACAGTTCATCTGATTGATCGTGATGCGACGATCTTTGCGCGCGCACGCACGAACTCTGAAGGCGGATTTCAGTTGGTGGGTCAAATCCCGTATGGATTTTATTTGGTCAAAGTAGTCGACAAACGATTCAAAGGCCAACTGCCGATTCAATACCACGGGGTGGATCTGCGTAACCTTGTCGTTCCCGTTCAGCCAATTATTAGATAGCTTCACGCGTTTTTGATTTTTAGAGTGCTGCGTTCGTAGTGTGAACATAATGTGTCTGGAGACTCGTTTTAGGGATTAGAAGCTTTGGCTTCTGACTATGACCGATGTGGACTAAAGGGCAGATTGCTTTGAGTGCGCTTTATATCGCCTAGTTTGAATGGCATCATAAGATATGAAAAAATTTGTTTAGTTTCGTTCATTGTTTTATCGTTTGCTATTGAGCCAAGAAACTAAGCTTAGAAAGCTCATCCAGGCAGATATGCCACTTGCACTTTTAGCAAAACATAAAGAGTTGTGCCAAGACGGAAGAGTTAAAACATCTTCCGACTATATGAATAAATTAGATTCCACTTGCCATAAAGCTTGTAAAAACTATGCAGACTGTCTTAATCAGTGTGCGAAAATATCTGACGACCAACTTCTATTTTTAGATGGCGTTTCTGCAGGTAAACAAAACTGCTACGCTAAATCATCGACGAAGGCAGCTCCCAAAGCGGGTGGAGTACAATAACTGGTTTCCCATCCAAAACCTGATTGGAAAGGCGCAGACTAATTGATCTGTGCCTTTTTTTTTGGATTAACGACGCGCTGACGGCGGTTGTTCGTTCGGGCCGTAAGTGATGCCCTGGAAGTTTTTGCACAGGTACAGCCAGAATGTGCGCGCATGAACGCCATGACGGAACGTCATCAGCTTGTCGCGGGTACATCCGTCGAACTTCGCATACTCCATTGGATCCTTGTCGTACTTTTCAGTCGTCACAATCAAGGCATCCTGACCTTCCATGTTTTTCATTTCTTCCACGGACTGCATGACAGTGTAGTTGCTGACTGTGGAGTTCAGCATATAGATCTTCGCCTTAGTGCCCCAGGTTGTCTGTGCTGTGGTTTCATAGCGAAGGGCTGCCAGGAACGGACGGTGTCCTGTCTCGGCGTGGATTTCACGTTGACGACGATTTGCAAACTCGCCCAGTTCTTCCCAGCCGGTAAACTCATTGGAAGGATCGTAGGTGGTTTCCCATTTTGCATTCGGTGCGAAAAACTTAAAGGCCTTCGGAATCCATGGGTATGCAAACGGAGTGTAAGTGATCAAAGCCAACGGAATAAAGAATCCCAAAATCCCGTAAGTGAAAACCTTGCTTCGGGCTTTCACGATTTGCTTTTGCCCCCACTTCAAACCTTGGGACCAGATGTAGCCGGCACCCATAAGTAGCAGAGTGTAAGCGGCTCCTGACCAATGCGGTTTGTAATCAGCAAAGAATGGCTGCGGATAAAACACCGCAATAGATGGCACCGTCAAACAGAATAGAAATCTCCAGCGGGCTTCCTTGCGTTTAAGCAGCGAAGTGATAAACGCCAAAGCAATCATCACGTACAAGAACGGCGTGCAGAACAAAAGTTGCGCTGCAAACCAGCCGCCCCAGCGTCCTGGTTTGAAAGTTTCTCCACTGTGACGATCATGGAATTGATAACGGAATCCCGGCCAGTCGTGAATATGGTTCCACCAGAAAATCGGTGTGCACAAGACTGTAGCAATCAGGAAGCCCACCCACGGCCACGGCGTCAGCAAATCTTTGCGACGGTTTGGAGTCGCCAATAGGTAAAGACCAAATCCCGGAGCCAAGAGTGCGATGATGAATTTCGAATTTAAGCCCAAGCCCATCAAAACGCCCAGCCATAGCCAGGTTTTTTTAACGGACCATTGGTGTTTGTCTTCGCGAACGCCTTGCCAGAACACGTAAGCCGCTGCCACCCAGCACAATGCGAAGACAGGCTCAGGGGAGGCCACGTATCCGCCAAAACCCCAGAAGGGTGACCACAACATCACAAAGCCGACAAAGATCGCAGCCCATTGGTCAAAAAGTTGTTTCGTTAGTTTATACAAAAGTACAATCATCGCCGTGAAGCAAAGGAAGCCCGGCAGTCGAACGCCCAGTTGATTGTCGCCAAAAATCGAGGTCGTAATCGCCTCCAGCCATGCAATCATGCCCGGGTGATCAAAGTAAGAAAGTTGCAGATCTTTGGCCCATGACCAATGGTAAGCCTCATCATCGATCAGCCCGATATTCAAACTGAAAAAGGCGCGAAATAAAAGAGTCAGGATGAAAAGAATCAGGACTTTTTGATCAAGGGATCTTTGCTTCCAATATTCAGCAATCACAGGGGTTTCTCCAGTTTTACGGAAGTCATTTTTGGTATGTCTCTGTCGTAGCCCTTAGGTCCCGGTGTGGCAATAATTCCTCTCGATGGAGCTGCGTGTAAAGTGCTATGTTGGTAAAATGATTACAAAGCTATCGTTGCTCCTGATTTGCATAGGAGTCCTTGTGGGTTGCGCAGGGCCATTTAAATATCACGATCCGAAAATTCCTCATCGCGGAAAAGATGGGTTCCTGAACAACTATGATAACTCACCCAAGGAAAGCGTGCTGAAGTGGTACTGGGAACGATGGACCACCAGTTTCCCCGAGGATGATCCAGCGGGGGCCCCCACAGTTACTGCGGACATGAATGCGATAAACCATCCTGCGGGCCTGACCATCACTTGGTTGGGACATTCCGCTATGCTGGTACAATTGGATGGTATGAATATTCTGACGGATCCCTCCCTGTCTGAGCGGGTTTCGCCATTTAGTTTCATTGGACCCAAACGTTATGGAAAACTGCCGATCGAAATAGAACATCTGCCGGCCATTGATGTTGTGGTGATTTCTCATAACCACTATGACCATTTGGATCTGCCCAGTTTGCGAAAGCTGAATATGCTTAATCAGGGCAAAACGCGCTTTCTGGTGCCCTTGGGCAACAAAGAGTTATTGGCCAAAGAGGGAATCATTAACGTTGCAGAGTATGACTGGTGGACCGGGGAAAAGGTGGGGGCGGTGCAGTTCACCTTTGCGCCGGCTCAGCATTGGACCACGCGCACGCGCTTTGATCTGAATCAGACCCTGTGGGGTGGCTGGATGATCAAAGGTGCAACCCGCCAGGTTTATTTTGTCGGGGATACCGGTTATTCGCCGGATTTTCGTGACATCCGTCAGCGCCTAGGTGCGGTGGACGTTGCTCTTATACCAATTGGTGCCTATGCTCCTCGCTGGTTCATGCAAAAGCAACATAATGATCCGGCCGAGGCTGTGCTGATTCACCAGGATCTGGGAGCACAGTTTTCATTGCCGATACACTGGGGCACTTTCAAACTCAGTGACGAGCCGATGTCTGAACCACCGGTTAAACTGAAGGAGGCTTTGCAAAGTGCAAAGCTGCCATCGACAGTTTTTCCAGTGCTCAACAGGGGCGAGACTTTTTCATTTGAAAAAGCCAGCAAACAAGGGAAGTAGACAATGAGTCAGTTCAGAATTGAAAACGATCTATTAGGCGACAAGCAGGTTCCGGCGGAGGCCTACTACGGTATCCACACACTGCGCGCGATGGAGAACTTTGAAATTTCTGGTTTCAAAATCGGGCAGGATGAGTTGTTCGTTCGTGCCTTGGCGCTGGTAAAAAAAGCCACAGCTATGGCGAATGGGGAATTGGGTACAATTCCTAAAGATGTTTCCAAAACAATTGTCGAAGCCTGTGAAGTGATTTTAAAAGATCCCCGCAAATGGGGCGCTCAGTTTCCTTCAGATATTTTTCAAGGTGGCGCCGGTACGTCGGTGAACATGAATGCCAATGAAGTTATTGCCAATATCGCACTGGAACTTCGCGGTCTGAAAAAAGGCGAATACAAAGTCATTCATCCGAATGATCACGTCAATAAATGCCAATCCACAAACGATGCCTATCCTACCGCCTTCCGTGTGGCGCTCTATGAGCACTTGAGCGTGGTCGTGAAAGCCGTGGATGTGCTGGCAGAGTCCTTTGATAAAAAAGGCAAAGAGTTTTCGAAGGTTCTGAAGATGGGACGAACTCAGCTGCAGGACGCGGTTCCCATGTCCCTGGGACAGGAATTCAACGCCTTTGCAACATTGTTGAAAGAAGACAGCCGTCTGCTTAAGACCGTGCAAAAACTTATTTTGGAAGTGAACCTGGGTGCGACTGCGATCGGTACCGGTGTCAATGCTCCAGAGGGTTACTCCGCATTGGCAGTAAAAAAACTGGCGGAGGTGACGGGCTATCCATTTGTGATTTCCGAAGACCTGATCGAAGCGACGAGTGATTGTGGTGCCTATGTCATTATTTCGGCGGCGTTGAAACGCACAGCCGTAAAGCTTTCCAAAATCTGCAATGACCTGCGTTTGCTAAGTTCCGGTCCGCGCGCAGGATTGAAAGAAATCAATCTGCCAGAGCTTCAGGCGGGCTCTTCAATCATGCCGGCAAAAGTGAATCCGGTGATTCCTGAAGTGGTGAATCAAGTGGCTTTCAAAGTTATCGGCAATGATTTGACGGTGACCTTGGCGGCAGAGGCGGGACAACTGCAGTTGAACGTGATGGAACCGGTTATCGCCTCCAGCCTGTTTGAGTCCATCAATCTGATGACTCAGGCTTGTTACACTCTGAAAAACAAATGTGTCGACGGAATCACAGCCAATGTGGATCGCTGTCGCGACTACGTGATGAACTCCATCGGCATTGTGACTTATCTGGATCCTATCATCGGTCATGCAGAAGGTGACTTGATTGGGAAGATCTGCGCTCAGACGGGCAAGAGTGTTGCGGAAGTTGCCTTGGAACGTGGCGTGGTCACTCAGGCACAGTTGGATGAAATCTTTTCGAATGAGAATCTGCTAAACCCAAAATATCTGGGTAAGAAGCATTAAAAAAAGGCCCATCCTAGGCCCTTAACTTCAGAGTAATGTTAAGGCTTCAAGATGGGCACA from Bdellovibrio sp. GT3 includes:
- a CDS encoding ArnT family glycosyltransferase — protein: MIAEYWKQRSLDQKVLILFILTLLFRAFFSLNIGLIDDEAYHWSWAKDLQLSYFDHPGMIAWLEAITTSIFGDNQLGVRLPGFLCFTAMIVLLYKLTKQLFDQWAAIFVGFVMLWSPFWGFGGYVASPEPVFALCWVAAAYVFWQGVREDKHQWSVKKTWLWLGVLMGLGLNSKFIIALLAPGFGLYLLATPNRRKDLLTPWPWVGFLIATVLCTPIFWWNHIHDWPGFRYQFHDRHSGETFKPGRWGGWFAAQLLFCTPFLYVMIALAFITSLLKRKEARWRFLFCLTVPSIAVFYPQPFFADYKPHWSGAAYTLLLMGAGYIWSQGLKWGQKQIVKARSKVFTYGILGFFIPLALITYTPFAYPWIPKAFKFFAPNAKWETTYDPSNEFTGWEELGEFANRRQREIHAETGHRPFLAALRYETTAQTTWGTKAKIYMLNSTVSNYTVMQSVEEMKNMEGQDALIVTTEKYDKDPMEYAKFDGCTRDKLMTFRHGVHARTFWLYLCKNFQGITYGPNEQPPSARR
- a CDS encoding MBL fold metallo-hydrolase, which produces MITKLSLLLICIGVLVGCAGPFKYHDPKIPHRGKDGFLNNYDNSPKESVLKWYWERWTTSFPEDDPAGAPTVTADMNAINHPAGLTITWLGHSAMLVQLDGMNILTDPSLSERVSPFSFIGPKRYGKLPIEIEHLPAIDVVVISHNHYDHLDLPSLRKLNMLNQGKTRFLVPLGNKELLAKEGIINVAEYDWWTGEKVGAVQFTFAPAQHWTTRTRFDLNQTLWGGWMIKGATRQVYFVGDTGYSPDFRDIRQRLGAVDVALIPIGAYAPRWFMQKQHNDPAEAVLIHQDLGAQFSLPIHWGTFKLSDEPMSEPPVKLKEALQSAKLPSTVFPVLNRGETFSFEKASKQGK
- the aspA gene encoding aspartate ammonia-lyase, producing MSQFRIENDLLGDKQVPAEAYYGIHTLRAMENFEISGFKIGQDELFVRALALVKKATAMANGELGTIPKDVSKTIVEACEVILKDPRKWGAQFPSDIFQGGAGTSVNMNANEVIANIALELRGLKKGEYKVIHPNDHVNKCQSTNDAYPTAFRVALYEHLSVVVKAVDVLAESFDKKGKEFSKVLKMGRTQLQDAVPMSLGQEFNAFATLLKEDSRLLKTVQKLILEVNLGATAIGTGVNAPEGYSALAVKKLAEVTGYPFVISEDLIEATSDCGAYVIISAALKRTAVKLSKICNDLRLLSSGPRAGLKEINLPELQAGSSIMPAKVNPVIPEVVNQVAFKVIGNDLTVTLAAEAGQLQLNVMEPVIASSLFESINLMTQACYTLKNKCVDGITANVDRCRDYVMNSIGIVTYLDPIIGHAEGDLIGKICAQTGKSVAEVALERGVVTQAQLDEIFSNENLLNPKYLGKKH